The proteins below are encoded in one region of Magnetovibrio sp. PR-2:
- a CDS encoding transporter substrate-binding protein: MAPQSKVFTERHRLYLFAALVAIMGMVLAQLTPYLFGVRKLENRTPIKVGVLHSMSGTMAVSEKAVAFATLFAVDQLNENGDVLGRKVEPILIDGWSDWDVFAEEVEKLIDDQKVSALRGEVIGEA, translated from the coding sequence ATGGCACCCCAATCCAAAGTCTTCACAGAACGCCACCGGCTTTATTTGTTTGCAGCACTCGTTGCCATCATGGGGATGGTTTTGGCGCAGCTGACGCCGTATCTGTTTGGTGTTCGCAAGCTTGAAAACAGGACGCCGATCAAGGTTGGGGTGTTGCACTCCATGTCCGGCACCATGGCGGTTTCGGAAAAGGCGGTGGCGTTTGCGACTTTGTTTGCGGTGGATCAGCTCAATGAAAACGGCGATGTTCTGGGCCGCAAGGTCGAACCGATCTTGATTGACGGCTGGTCGGATTGGGATGTGTTTGCCGAAGAGGTCGAGAAACTCATCGACGATCAAAAGGTCTCCGCCCTGCGAGGCGAAGTTATTGGTGAGGCCTAG
- a CDS encoding DUF3683 domain-containing protein, whose translation MSAAMRIREIPYNYTSYSDREIIIRLLGEEMWDVLNGLREQRRTGRSARMLFEVLGDIWIVRRNPFVQDDLQDNAKRLRDLEDGMYRRLDEIDKRAQDNEQVQLLAARAREAVVDFYDWLKNQKKLRRRVESHFKRHTRKDHVDFSGEARVAHVTDATDWRVEYPLVVLTPGREDEIAPLVQDCIELGLTVIPRGGGTGYTGSAVPLYSDTAVLNTEKMDFIEPVEVRTIPGREEPVSTIRVGAGAVTKRVAEAAEKVDAIFAVDPTSQNSSTIGGNISMNAGGKKAVMWGTTLDNLLSWRMVTPDADWIEVTRLDHNMGKIHDMDEVQFQVEHFAADGVTPKGDIEVITLKAADVRKPGLGKDVTNKFLGGLPGVQKEGCDGLITSAVFVLHPKPKHIRTLCLEFYGKELGRAVPAIVETLDYLKKTPGVGCAGLEHLDQRYIRAVGYSPKSQRNDPLKMVLVADIVGEEETAVVQAAKHIVELTVQREGEGFIATKPAARARFWADRSRTAAIAAHTNAFKINEDVVIPIERMADYSEGIERFNIEQSITNKIRLLEALESYLDQGSFMDVLPKELVGAGVNADILAGKKETSLQLLEMVAERWTSVLHNLDGTAESCTYLPHYAPDPGHLPDDWKGLSIERLMLRGDIRISYREEIERPLKSIWAGDQWTAFRDAIDEIHKDVLSSRLFVALHMHAGDGNVHTNIPVNSNDYAMLQEAEHLVDRIMHLAQDLGGVISGEHGIGLTKFDYLEPEKIEDFRIYKEKVDPEGRFNRGKLMAQSKHHEAYTPSLRLVQQEALIMKDSAFEILNDMTRHCLRCGKCKEVCSTHVPGANLLYSPRNKILSLGLIIEAFLYEEQTRRGVSQHHFDVLNDVADHCTVCNKCEVPCPVNIDFGDVTVKMREILLSRGKKQTAIGAKLAMAFLTTSNDKAIRVIRSGFIRGGYAGQNLMSTIAKATGALKEDAEPLATTGAAPLSKQLSNMLRTPLPLDKVPNRTARDFLELRDDGASIPVIKPLGLPKDAREAVFYFPGCGCERLFSHVSLATIAMLNAQGVQVVLPPSQNCCGFPQKSAGDAALGQSIATSNRVQFHRVANILGYLDIKNVIVSCGTCHKQLTGYAFDQIFPGSRLMDIHEFLFEKNVKLQAQEGEAGYLFHDPCHTPFSHYDPMEVASELMGQPTKLTERCCGESGTFAVSRPDISTQVKYSKANSIAAAALDNQAQTGKAPQKVLTACPSCLQGLSRFENAPDAEFMVVELARKMLGENWQRDFLNDARNGGVEYVVL comes from the coding sequence TTGTCGGCCGCCATGCGCATTCGTGAAATACCGTACAACTACACATCCTATTCCGACCGGGAAATCATCATTCGTTTGTTGGGCGAAGAGATGTGGGACGTTCTCAATGGGCTGCGCGAACAACGCCGCACGGGGCGCTCGGCGCGGATGCTGTTTGAGGTCTTGGGCGATATCTGGATCGTGCGCCGCAATCCGTTTGTGCAAGACGATTTGCAAGACAATGCGAAGCGCCTGCGTGATTTGGAAGACGGCATGTATCGCCGCCTAGATGAAATCGACAAGCGCGCGCAAGACAATGAACAGGTTCAACTTCTGGCGGCCCGTGCGCGCGAAGCCGTTGTGGACTTTTACGACTGGCTCAAAAACCAAAAGAAATTGCGCCGACGTGTCGAAAGCCATTTCAAGCGCCACACCCGCAAAGACCATGTGGATTTCAGCGGCGAAGCGCGCGTGGCCCATGTGACCGACGCCACCGACTGGCGTGTGGAATATCCCCTGGTGGTGTTGACACCGGGCCGGGAAGACGAAATCGCGCCGCTGGTGCAAGACTGTATCGAGCTGGGCCTGACCGTTATCCCGCGCGGTGGCGGTACGGGCTACACGGGTTCTGCGGTGCCGCTCTATTCCGATACGGCCGTTCTCAACACCGAAAAGATGGACTTCATTGAGCCGGTCGAGGTGCGCACCATCCCCGGACGTGAAGAGCCTGTGTCCACCATCCGCGTCGGCGCCGGGGCCGTGACCAAACGTGTGGCCGAGGCCGCAGAAAAGGTCGACGCCATTTTTGCCGTCGACCCGACGTCGCAAAATTCTTCGACCATTGGCGGCAACATCTCCATGAACGCAGGCGGCAAAAAGGCCGTCATGTGGGGCACCACGTTGGACAACCTGTTGTCTTGGCGCATGGTCACACCCGACGCCGACTGGATTGAAGTGACCCGCCTGGATCACAACATGGGCAAAATCCACGACATGGATGAAGTCCAATTCCAGGTCGAACACTTTGCGGCGGATGGCGTTACCCCCAAAGGCGACATCGAAGTCATTACGCTCAAAGCTGCAGACGTGCGCAAACCGGGTCTGGGTAAAGACGTCACCAATAAGTTTTTGGGTGGCCTTCCGGGCGTGCAAAAAGAAGGGTGTGACGGGCTGATCACCAGCGCCGTGTTTGTGCTACACCCCAAACCGAAACACATCCGCACGCTGTGTTTGGAATTTTACGGCAAAGAGCTGGGCCGTGCCGTGCCGGCCATTGTTGAAACGCTGGATTATCTGAAAAAGACGCCGGGTGTCGGTTGTGCGGGGCTGGAGCACTTGGACCAGCGCTACATTCGCGCGGTGGGCTACAGCCCCAAATCACAACGCAACGATCCGCTGAAAATGGTTTTGGTGGCCGACATCGTCGGTGAAGAAGAAACCGCCGTCGTGCAAGCGGCGAAACACATTGTTGAGCTGACGGTGCAGCGCGAAGGCGAAGGTTTTATTGCCACCAAACCCGCTGCGCGGGCACGTTTTTGGGCTGACCGGTCGCGCACAGCTGCGATTGCCGCGCACACCAACGCGTTTAAAATCAACGAAGACGTCGTCATCCCCATTGAGCGCATGGCGGACTATTCCGAAGGGATTGAGCGCTTCAACATCGAACAATCCATCACCAATAAAATCCGTCTGTTGGAAGCTCTGGAAAGCTATTTGGACCAAGGCTCGTTTATGGACGTGCTGCCCAAAGAGCTGGTCGGTGCAGGGGTCAACGCCGATATTTTGGCGGGTAAAAAAGAAACCTCGCTCCAGCTTTTGGAAATGGTGGCCGAGCGCTGGACGTCGGTTTTACACAACTTGGATGGCACGGCGGAAAGTTGCACGTATCTGCCGCACTATGCCCCAGATCCGGGCCACCTTCCAGACGATTGGAAGGGGCTCTCCATTGAACGGTTGATGCTGCGCGGCGACATTCGCATTTCGTATCGTGAAGAAATCGAACGGCCCCTCAAAAGCATCTGGGCAGGCGATCAGTGGACCGCGTTTCGCGACGCGATTGACGAAATTCACAAGGATGTCTTGTCGAGCCGTCTGTTCGTGGCCCTTCATATGCACGCGGGCGATGGCAACGTCCACACCAACATTCCGGTAAACTCAAACGACTATGCCATGCTGCAAGAAGCGGAACACCTGGTTGATCGCATCATGCATCTGGCCCAAGACCTGGGCGGCGTGATCTCGGGCGAACACGGGATTGGGCTCACCAAATTCGATTATCTGGAGCCGGAAAAGATCGAAGACTTCCGCATTTACAAAGAAAAGGTCGACCCCGAAGGCCGGTTCAACCGCGGCAAGTTGATGGCACAATCGAAACATCACGAAGCCTATACGCCGTCGTTGCGTTTGGTGCAGCAAGAAGCGTTGATCATGAAAGACAGCGCGTTCGAAATCTTGAACGATATGACGCGTCATTGCTTGCGCTGTGGCAAGTGTAAAGAAGTCTGCTCGACCCACGTGCCGGGGGCGAATTTGCTTTATTCGCCGCGCAACAAAATTTTGTCATTGGGTTTGATCATCGAAGCGTTCTTGTACGAAGAACAAACGCGCCGTGGCGTGTCGCAGCACCATTTTGACGTCTTGAACGACGTGGCCGATCACTGCACGGTCTGCAACAAATGCGAGGTACCGTGTCCGGTCAACATCGACTTTGGCGACGTGACCGTGAAGATGCGCGAGATTTTGCTCAGTCGGGGTAAAAAGCAAACGGCCATCGGCGCAAAGTTGGCCATGGCATTTTTGACCACCAGTAACGACAAAGCCATTCGCGTGATCCGCTCGGGCTTTATCCGTGGCGGCTATGCGGGCCAAAACCTGATGAGCACCATTGCCAAAGCCACAGGTGCCTTGAAAGAAGACGCCGAGCCGTTAGCAACGACGGGCGCGGCCCCCCTGTCCAAGCAGTTGTCCAACATGCTGCGCACGCCCTTGCCGCTGGACAAAGTCCCCAACCGCACTGCACGCGATTTCTTGGAACTGCGCGACGATGGGGCCAGCATCCCCGTGATTAAGCCTTTGGGCCTGCCCAAAGACGCACGTGAAGCCGTGTTCTATTTTCCGGGCTGTGGGTGCGAGCGATTGTTCAGTCACGTGTCTTTGGCGACCATCGCCATGCTTAACGCTCAAGGTGTTCAGGTGGTTTTGCCGCCCAGCCAGAACTGCTGTGGCTTCCCACAAAAAAGTGCGGGCGACGCGGCGTTGGGCCAATCCATCGCCACGTCCAACCGGGTGCAGTTCCACCGGGTCGCCAACATTTTGGGCTATCTGGACATCAAAAACGTGATCGTGTCGTGCGGAACGTGCCACAAGCAATTGACAGGCTATGCGTTTGACCAAATTTTCCCGGGCTCACGCCTGATGGACATCCACGAATTCTTGTTTGAAAAGAACGTGAAGCTGCAGGCGCAAGAGGGTGAGGCCGGTTATCTGTTCCATGACCCGTGTCACACGCCGTTCTCGCACTACGACCCGATGGAGGTTGCGTCCGAATTGATGGGCCAGCCGACAAAACTGACGGAGCGCTGCTGTGGCGAGTCCGGAACCTTTGCCGTCAGCCGTCCGGATATTTCAACTCAAGTGAAGTATTCGAAAGCCAACTCTATTGCGGCCGCGGCTTTGGATAATCAAGCGCAAACCGGCAAGGCGCCGCAAAAGGTTCTGACCGCTTGCCCGTCGTGTTTACAAGGTTTGTCCCGTTTCGAAAATGCCCCGGACGCCGAATTTATGGTCGTCGAACTGGCGCGCAAAATGTTGGGCGAAAACTGGCAACGTGATTTCTTGAACGACGCCCGAAATGGCGGCGTGGAATACGTGGTGCTTTAA
- the phnN gene encoding phosphonate metabolism protein/1,5-bisphosphokinase (PRPP-forming) PhnN: MPQQRGTLYLVVGPSGAGKDSLIDGAKAELVGNGQYVFPRRYITRPADAGGEDHIPVATEMFETMLQRGDMVLEWHAHKLRYGVPAAVQDHLEQGRNVVVNVSRTVVEEARQQLQPMKVLYINVSEDILAERLKARGRESASDIKRRVERAQAYQLDGEDVIMIDNGGALESSISTFLTAINVKA; encoded by the coding sequence ATGCCCCAACAACGCGGAACTTTATATTTGGTCGTCGGCCCCAGTGGTGCCGGCAAGGACAGTCTCATCGACGGGGCCAAAGCCGAACTTGTCGGCAATGGGCAGTACGTTTTCCCGCGCCGCTACATCACCCGCCCCGCCGATGCAGGTGGCGAAGACCACATACCCGTCGCGACAGAGATGTTTGAAACCATGCTCCAACGCGGCGATATGGTTCTGGAATGGCACGCCCACAAACTGCGTTATGGTGTTCCCGCCGCTGTGCAAGACCATTTGGAGCAAGGGCGCAATGTTGTCGTCAATGTCTCGCGCACCGTTGTGGAGGAAGCCCGTCAACAGCTTCAGCCTATGAAAGTACTCTACATCAACGTTTCGGAGGACATCTTGGCAGAACGCTTAAAAGCGCGCGGCCGGGAATCAGCGTCTGACATCAAACGCAGGGTCGAACGGGCACAGGCTTATCAGCTCGACGGTGAAGACGTGATTATGATCGACAATGGCGGTGCCTTGGAAAGCTCGATCTCTACATTTTTAACAGCGATTAACGTCAAAGCCTAA
- a CDS encoding cell wall hydrolase produces MRIDRFPAFVVAFFALYLGADLAHQSFASVPKSYEPRAEQCLALNVYWEARSESELGQKAVAAVTLNRVKSEAFPNDICSVVRQGGERRHRCQFSWWCDGKKDTPTDRTAWDEAVRIAQAALDERLEDPTHGALFYHATYVNPSWAGRMTKTRKIGQHIFFKDPTLSADNSPMPVQNRDLEQTRLGERIIASLF; encoded by the coding sequence ATGCGGATCGACCGTTTTCCTGCTTTTGTGGTTGCATTTTTTGCGCTGTACCTGGGTGCCGATTTGGCGCACCAGTCGTTTGCGAGCGTGCCGAAATCTTATGAACCGCGCGCAGAGCAGTGCTTGGCGTTGAACGTTTATTGGGAAGCCCGTTCTGAATCCGAACTGGGGCAAAAGGCTGTGGCGGCCGTGACGCTCAATCGTGTCAAAAGCGAAGCCTTTCCCAACGATATTTGTTCCGTGGTGCGTCAAGGTGGCGAACGCCGTCATCGCTGTCAGTTTTCCTGGTGGTGTGACGGTAAAAAAGATACGCCCACGGACAGGACCGCCTGGGACGAGGCCGTGCGCATTGCGCAAGCCGCCCTGGATGAGCGCCTCGAAGACCCGACACATGGGGCGCTGTTCTATCACGCGACCTACGTCAATCCCAGCTGGGCCGGGCGCATGACCAAAACCCGAAAAATCGGGCAGCACATCTTTTTCAAAGACCCGACCTTGTCTGCCGACAACTCCCCCATGCCGGTGCAAAATCGCGATCTGGAGCAAACCCGTTTGGGCGAGCGGATTATCGCGTCGTTATTCTAA
- a CDS encoding protein adenylyltransferase SelO, which translates to MTAPLLPPYDDTQPARFDNSYARLPDAFYSRIDPTPVRAPQLIKVNTGLARAFNIDDGFLCSPAGVSVLSGNLIPATATPLAMAYAGHQFGNFVPQLGDGRAVLLGEVADDTGQLFDIHLKGAGRTPYSRNGDGRAWLGPVLREYVLSEAMAALGIPTTRALAALSTGEDVVREEVLPGALIVRMAQGHVRVGTFEYFAAKGDLTSLKTLADYAIDRFYPNCREADQPYLALFESVLDRQARLVAQWMGIGFIHGVMNTDNMSISGETIDYGPCAFMDAYHPKTVFSYIDQMGRYAFANQAPIAKWNLSRLAASLIPILHDDETKAQDMAQAALDTFEDVHEAYWTQVFNAKLGLAKIQPEDSRLARTLLHEMARSGADFTLLFRGLADGADAVRGMFKNVEAFDAWAKSWQDRLHQESRTPEEVRQTMMRANPAFIPRNHRIEEMIEKARDGDFTLFEDLVNCLSKPFDDQAAFKTLQNPPKPDEIVHLTFCGT; encoded by the coding sequence ATGACAGCACCCCTCCTCCCCCCCTATGACGATACCCAACCCGCCCGGTTCGACAACAGCTACGCCCGACTGCCAGATGCGTTCTACAGCCGGATTGACCCAACGCCCGTGCGCGCACCGCAACTGATCAAAGTCAACACCGGGCTTGCCCGCGCATTTAACATTGATGACGGCTTCTTGTGCTCTCCCGCCGGTGTCAGCGTGTTGTCCGGTAACCTCATCCCCGCAACCGCGACGCCGTTGGCAATGGCCTATGCAGGTCACCAGTTCGGCAACTTTGTCCCCCAACTGGGCGATGGACGTGCGGTGTTGCTGGGCGAAGTCGCGGACGACACAGGACAATTGTTCGATATTCACCTGAAAGGTGCTGGGCGCACACCCTATTCACGCAACGGGGACGGACGCGCGTGGCTGGGTCCTGTTTTGCGGGAATACGTTCTCAGCGAAGCCATGGCCGCTTTGGGCATTCCCACCACGCGGGCTTTGGCCGCGCTCAGCACGGGCGAAGACGTGGTGCGCGAAGAGGTCCTGCCCGGTGCCCTGATCGTGCGCATGGCGCAGGGGCATGTGCGTGTTGGCACATTTGAATATTTTGCAGCCAAGGGCGATTTGACTTCACTCAAAACATTGGCCGATTACGCCATTGACCGCTTTTATCCCAATTGCCGGGAGGCGGATCAGCCTTACTTGGCCCTGTTTGAATCCGTCTTGGACCGCCAAGCCCGTCTGGTCGCCCAATGGATGGGCATCGGGTTTATCCACGGGGTCATGAACACCGACAACATGTCGATCAGTGGAGAAACCATCGATTACGGCCCCTGCGCGTTCATGGACGCCTACCACCCGAAAACCGTTTTTAGCTACATCGATCAGATGGGGCGTTACGCGTTCGCCAACCAAGCGCCCATCGCCAAATGGAACTTATCGCGCTTAGCCGCATCGTTAATCCCGATTTTGCACGATGACGAAACCAAAGCCCAAGACATGGCGCAAGCCGCCTTGGACACCTTTGAAGACGTGCACGAAGCCTACTGGACCCAGGTCTTTAATGCGAAGTTGGGCTTGGCGAAAATACAGCCCGAAGATTCCCGACTGGCGCGGACGTTGCTCCATGAAATGGCCCGAAGCGGTGCGGACTTTACCTTGCTGTTTCGCGGACTAGCCGATGGCGCTGATGCTGTGCGCGGCATGTTCAAGAATGTAGAGGCCTTCGACGCCTGGGCTAAATCTTGGCAAGACCGGTTACACCAAGAAAGCCGGACGCCCGAAGAAGTTCGACAGACGATGATGCGAGCCAACCCCGCCTTTATCCCACGCAACCACCGCATTGAAGAGATGATCGAAAAAGCCCGTGACGGCGACTTCACCCTGTTTGAAGACCTTGTGAACTGCTTGTCCAAACCCTTCGATGATCAGGCCGCGTTCAAGACGCTTCAAAATCCGCCAAAGCCGGATGAAATCGTTCACCTGACATTTTGCGGCACTTAA
- a CDS encoding GNAT family N-acetyltransferase, translating to MRPLRVNGLEVRLAQTAREVDASQGLRYRVFYEEMGAKPSAFLAACRRDVDRYDERCDHLLVIDTERGTAKDPSVVGSYRLLKGEVAETHDGFYSQNEFDLTQLVRGREDILELGRSCIDSDYRSRGTIQLLWRGLAQYIFDQGVRYLFGCASFPGTDPDEVKLPLSYLYHHHLAPTKIRTRARTKHSVEMNMMDKDTIDARQAFRELPPLIKGYLRVGCVVGDGAVIDHQFNTIMTNIVIDTQAITRKYLDHYTPQADSFAPHNPAEPVMTTPEPLAPCV from the coding sequence ATGCGTCCCTTGCGTGTGAACGGTTTAGAAGTGCGCTTGGCGCAGACGGCGCGTGAGGTTGATGCCTCACAAGGGCTTCGCTATCGCGTGTTTTATGAAGAGATGGGCGCAAAACCCAGCGCCTTTTTGGCGGCCTGCCGACGCGATGTCGATCGTTATGATGAGCGGTGTGACCACTTATTGGTGATCGACACGGAACGCGGCACCGCCAAAGATCCAAGTGTGGTTGGAAGCTATCGGCTGCTGAAAGGTGAAGTTGCCGAAACGCATGACGGGTTTTATTCACAAAATGAATTTGATCTCACCCAGTTGGTGCGGGGGCGCGAAGATATTCTTGAACTGGGGCGCTCATGTATCGACAGCGATTACCGATCGCGCGGCACCATCCAACTGTTGTGGCGGGGGCTTGCGCAGTACATTTTTGACCAGGGTGTGCGCTACCTGTTCGGCTGCGCATCGTTTCCGGGGACCGATCCCGATGAAGTGAAGCTGCCTTTGTCGTATCTGTACCATCACCATTTGGCGCCTACAAAAATCCGAACGCGGGCGCGTACCAAGCACAGTGTCGAAATGAACATGATGGACAAAGACACCATCGATGCGCGCCAGGCTTTTCGCGAGTTGCCCCCCTTGATCAAAGGCTATTTGCGCGTCGGCTGTGTCGTTGGGGATGGAGCCGTGATTGATCATCAGTTCAACACGATCATGACGAACATCGTTATCGACACACAAGCCATCACACGCAAGTACTTGGATCATTACACGCCCCAAGCGGACAGCTTTGCCCCGCACAATCCGGCAGAACCCGTGATGACCACTCCCGAGCCCTTAGCACCCTGTGTTTAA
- a CDS encoding cyclic nucleotide-binding domain-containing protein codes for MRKVLYILGQLSDEDVDWLSQNGTRKRAAQGDVLIAQGKPLSDMYIILDGKMSASIKGLGKVADLGSGEIVGEMSFIDSRPPSASIIVEEDATVLALSQDVINQKLLQDIGFAARFYKALATFLSDRMRGTVQTMGYGDNDGGLDDEIELEGELDLNVLDSVHLAGARFDRMLKKLIGA; via the coding sequence ATGAGAAAGGTTCTCTATATTTTGGGCCAATTAAGCGATGAAGACGTTGACTGGCTATCCCAAAACGGTACCCGCAAGCGCGCAGCCCAGGGCGATGTCTTGATTGCGCAGGGCAAACCATTATCTGACATGTACATCATCTTGGATGGTAAAATGTCCGCATCAATCAAAGGGCTTGGTAAAGTCGCGGACCTCGGTTCGGGCGAAATTGTGGGGGAAATGTCATTTATCGACTCCCGCCCGCCCTCTGCGTCCATCATCGTCGAAGAGGATGCAACTGTGCTGGCTTTGTCCCAGGATGTGATTAATCAAAAACTGCTCCAAGACATCGGCTTTGCAGCACGGTTTTACAAAGCCCTGGCAACGTTCTTGTCGGACCGCATGCGTGGCACAGTGCAAACCATGGGCTACGGCGACAATGACGGCGGTCTTGACGATGAAATCGAATTGGAGGGTGAGTTAGACCTCAATGTTTTAGACAGCGTCCATCTCGCCGGGGCACGGTTTGATCGCATGCTGAAAAAATTAATTGGCGCTTAG